A single Ziziphus jujuba cultivar Dongzao chromosome 11, ASM3175591v1 DNA region contains:
- the LOC107431804 gene encoding uncharacterized protein LOC107431804 isoform X2, protein MPQDGLKSSIYRSFVTCDDPKGVVDCRTTRKSKTSSQKIEHKSEGKRKLKSSTSSLDIKPEKQEMPSKRITEELHSPSSFQLREVSREAQKLNQTIESWSKGLSFDGQSTDIAKDLLKGALDLQDSLVMLGKLQEASQYMAHLKKKQIDRSERYGKHEVGIERTHSDQYRESNFMPGFQKPRLSADWSSRSSTEELKKVSGKDEVRIERTYSDQYRESNFVPGFQKPRLSVDGSSRNSTEELKKVIKESLVRQNLLPNTKIHERAIFPPRNFDSASETPSTSSSQSSFLHAATDSAPASAPPQKTKGPNLIAKLMGLGEFPPKTLHPSPQKQFEDQKISNQQRPAFEIDKPKVRKPQSELQIANKERTLKEIIETMQFKGLLRSNSAKELQPSFQHSSHSHPEEKWIDESQPIVLIRPLRAPCVETKKHHTPLFQEEEDLDRRKMLRKLRTKERSTLKAMLKSDKMPRKLEGTPIKELELEGAKEHRVTVEKTEAKDAVEKPEAKYVVVKERPSNKLRNSHPVNHKPQKKEAIEKKADKAQKEAALSRKSLEKDTVKVKHAPKSKEQAKMISSKAKKPDSGSNITKHQISRQSSTKSCTIVKHTTQSLTRNSSDQKKNRVKKETLVREPTAAKSVTKNVGCKEDDKKVDLASESDCPLISTNSSLEDQHPKEDAQASGSQIGENYSDCQRSLCDLTLSTTNHETDIAEEASSPIGLCRTDSKTIKNKANLKSLLLSSPSFLALVKELFDLSLNASTELQTSSANDFGASSMKLSSDCANELVERKGSQYSQRFHPNVRLCITLEDLMEEICNGIETLKNYTKLGGENPPVDSQCSILERDMMCKGFVNGIWESGWSSQYSLDEAEQVVNDIEKLILSGLIEEVFT, encoded by the exons ATGCCTCAAGACGGTCTAAAATCATCCATTTACAGATCGTTTGTCACATGTGATGATCCTAAAGGGGTAGTAGATTGTAGGACAACAAGAAAATCCAAAACCAGTTCCCAGAAAATAGAGCATAAGAgcgaaggaaaaagaaagctgaAGAGCTCAACTTCATCTTTGGATATAAAGCCAGAGAAACAAGAAATGCCCTCTAAAAGGATCACAGAAGAACTTCATAGCCCATCTTCATTTCAGCTCAGGGAGGTTTCTAGAGAAGCTCAAAAGCTGAACCAGACCATTGAGTCTTGGTCTAAGGGCTTGAGCTTTGATGGGCAGTCCACAGACATTGCAAAAGATTTGTTAAAAGGAGCTCTTGATCTGCAAGATTCTCTGGTCATGCTTGGCAAATTGCAGGAAGCTTCGCAGTACATGGCTCACCTGAAGAAGAAACAGATCGACAGGTCTGAAAGATATGGAAAACATGAAGTTGGGATTGAAAGAACGCATTCAGATCAGTACAGAGAGAGCAATTTCATGCCTGGATTCCAAAAACCTCGGCTTTCTGCTGATTGGTCTTCCAGAAGTAGCACAGAGGAGCTTAAGAAGGTCAGCGGAAAAGATGAAGTTAGAATTGAAAGAACGTATTCAGATCAGTACAGAGAGAGCAATTTCGTACCTGGATTTCAAAAGCCTCGGCTTTCTGTTGATGGGTCTTCTAGGAATAGCACAGAGGAACTTAAGAAGGTGATCAAAGAAAGCCTTGTAAGGCAAAATCTATTACCAAATACAAAGATTCATGAAAGGGCTATTTTTCCCCCAAGAAATTTTGACTCAGCTTCAGAAACTCCCTCCACCAGCTCAAGTCAATCATCCTTTCTTCATGCCGCTACTGATTCTGCTCCTGCATCAGCACCTCCACAGAAGACAAAGGGTCCAAATCTGATTGCCAAGCTCATGGGTTTAGGAGAATTTCCTCCAAAAACTTTGCATCCCAGTCCACAGAAACAGTTTGAGGATCAAAAAATTTCGAATCAGCAAAGACCTGCCTTTGAGATTGATAAGCCAAAGGTGAGAAAGCCTCAATCTGAACTTCAGATAGCCAACAAGGAAAGGACCTTAAAGGAAATTATTGAAACCATGCAATTTAAAGGACTTCTGAGAAGCAATTCTGCTAAAGAGCTTCAACCCAGTTTCCAACATTCTAGTCATTCTCATCCAGAAGAGAAATGGATTGATGAAAGTCAACCTATTGTACTTATAAGACCTCTGCGTGCTCCATGCGTGGAAACGAAGAAGCATCATACACCATTGTTTCAAGAAGAAGAGGATTTGGATAGAAGAAAGATGCTAAGAAAGTTGAGAACAAAAGAGCGGTCTACTTTGAAAGCAATGTTGAAGTCTGACAAAATGCCCAGAAAACTAGAAGGTACTCCAATAAAAGAGCTTGAACTGGAAGGAGCTAAAGAACATAGAGTAACAGTTGAAAAAACAGAAGCAAAAGATGCTGTTGAAAAACCAGAAGCAAAATATGTTGTTGTTAAAGAAAGGCCTTCAAATAAGTTGAGAAATTCACATCCTGTAAACCACAAACCACAGAAAAAGGAGGCAATTGAGAAGAAAGCTGATAAGGCTCAAAAGGAGGCTGCTCTTAGCCGGAAGTCATTGGAGAAGGATACAGTAAAAGTTAAACATGCCCCAAAGTCTAAAGAACAGGCCAAGATGATCTCTTCAAAGGCAAAAAAACCTGATTCTGGATCAAACATCACAAAGCATCAAATTTCTCGACAATCCAGTACCAAATCCTGCACCATTGTGAAACATACAACACAAAGTCTAACTCGTAATTCCAGTGATCAGAAGAAGAATCGTGTAAAGAAGGAAACGCTTGTCAGGGAGCCTACAGCAGCTAAATCAGTT ACCAAAAATGTAGGATGCAAAGAAGATGACAAGAAAGTTGACCTTGCCAGTGAAAGTGACTGTCCTTTGATAAGCACCAACTCTAGTCTCGAGGATCAACACCCTAAAGAGGATGCTCAGGCCTCTGGTTCACAGATTGGAG AAAATTACAGCGATTGTCAAAGGTCTCTTTGTGATCTTACACTGTCAACCACCAACCATGAAACAGACATTGCAGAAGAAGCTTCCAGTCCCATTGGTCTTTGTAGAACAGATAGCAAAACCATAAAAAACAAAGCTAACCTGAAATCTCTGCTTTTGAGCAGTCCATCATTCCTGGCTCTTGTAAAGGAGCTTTTCGATCTCAGTTTGAATGCCTCTACCGAATTACAAACATCTAGTGCCAATGATTTTGGAGCATCCAGTATGAAACTTTCCTCAGATTGTGCAAATGAACTCGTTGAACGTAAAGGTTCTCAATATTCACAAAGATTCCATCCTAATGTAAGACTATGCATCACTCTAGAGGACTTGATGGAAGAAATTTGTAATGGAATTGAGACTCTGAAGAATTACACCAAGCTTGGAGGTGAAAACCCACCTGTAGACAGCCAATGTTCAATCTTGGAGAGGGATATGATGTGCAAAGGGTTTGTAAATGGAATCTGGGAATCTGGATGGAGCAGTCAATATTCCCTGGATGAAGCAGAGCAAGTTGTGAATGACATTGAGAAATTGATCCTAAGTGGATTAATTGAAGAAGTTTTTACTTAA
- the LOC107431804 gene encoding uncharacterized protein LOC107431804 isoform X1, with protein sequence MLEKKYIIKNMPQDGLKSSIYRSFVTCDDPKGVVDCRTTRKSKTSSQKIEHKSEGKRKLKSSTSSLDIKPEKQEMPSKRITEELHSPSSFQLREVSREAQKLNQTIESWSKGLSFDGQSTDIAKDLLKGALDLQDSLVMLGKLQEASQYMAHLKKKQIDRSERYGKHEVGIERTHSDQYRESNFMPGFQKPRLSADWSSRSSTEELKKVSGKDEVRIERTYSDQYRESNFVPGFQKPRLSVDGSSRNSTEELKKVIKESLVRQNLLPNTKIHERAIFPPRNFDSASETPSTSSSQSSFLHAATDSAPASAPPQKTKGPNLIAKLMGLGEFPPKTLHPSPQKQFEDQKISNQQRPAFEIDKPKVRKPQSELQIANKERTLKEIIETMQFKGLLRSNSAKELQPSFQHSSHSHPEEKWIDESQPIVLIRPLRAPCVETKKHHTPLFQEEEDLDRRKMLRKLRTKERSTLKAMLKSDKMPRKLEGTPIKELELEGAKEHRVTVEKTEAKDAVEKPEAKYVVVKERPSNKLRNSHPVNHKPQKKEAIEKKADKAQKEAALSRKSLEKDTVKVKHAPKSKEQAKMISSKAKKPDSGSNITKHQISRQSSTKSCTIVKHTTQSLTRNSSDQKKNRVKKETLVREPTAAKSVTKNVGCKEDDKKVDLASESDCPLISTNSSLEDQHPKEDAQASGSQIGENYSDCQRSLCDLTLSTTNHETDIAEEASSPIGLCRTDSKTIKNKANLKSLLLSSPSFLALVKELFDLSLNASTELQTSSANDFGASSMKLSSDCANELVERKGSQYSQRFHPNVRLCITLEDLMEEICNGIETLKNYTKLGGENPPVDSQCSILERDMMCKGFVNGIWESGWSSQYSLDEAEQVVNDIEKLILSGLIEEVFT encoded by the exons ATGCTGGAAAAGAAGTATATAATCAAG AATATGCCTCAAGACGGTCTAAAATCATCCATTTACAGATCGTTTGTCACATGTGATGATCCTAAAGGGGTAGTAGATTGTAGGACAACAAGAAAATCCAAAACCAGTTCCCAGAAAATAGAGCATAAGAgcgaaggaaaaagaaagctgaAGAGCTCAACTTCATCTTTGGATATAAAGCCAGAGAAACAAGAAATGCCCTCTAAAAGGATCACAGAAGAACTTCATAGCCCATCTTCATTTCAGCTCAGGGAGGTTTCTAGAGAAGCTCAAAAGCTGAACCAGACCATTGAGTCTTGGTCTAAGGGCTTGAGCTTTGATGGGCAGTCCACAGACATTGCAAAAGATTTGTTAAAAGGAGCTCTTGATCTGCAAGATTCTCTGGTCATGCTTGGCAAATTGCAGGAAGCTTCGCAGTACATGGCTCACCTGAAGAAGAAACAGATCGACAGGTCTGAAAGATATGGAAAACATGAAGTTGGGATTGAAAGAACGCATTCAGATCAGTACAGAGAGAGCAATTTCATGCCTGGATTCCAAAAACCTCGGCTTTCTGCTGATTGGTCTTCCAGAAGTAGCACAGAGGAGCTTAAGAAGGTCAGCGGAAAAGATGAAGTTAGAATTGAAAGAACGTATTCAGATCAGTACAGAGAGAGCAATTTCGTACCTGGATTTCAAAAGCCTCGGCTTTCTGTTGATGGGTCTTCTAGGAATAGCACAGAGGAACTTAAGAAGGTGATCAAAGAAAGCCTTGTAAGGCAAAATCTATTACCAAATACAAAGATTCATGAAAGGGCTATTTTTCCCCCAAGAAATTTTGACTCAGCTTCAGAAACTCCCTCCACCAGCTCAAGTCAATCATCCTTTCTTCATGCCGCTACTGATTCTGCTCCTGCATCAGCACCTCCACAGAAGACAAAGGGTCCAAATCTGATTGCCAAGCTCATGGGTTTAGGAGAATTTCCTCCAAAAACTTTGCATCCCAGTCCACAGAAACAGTTTGAGGATCAAAAAATTTCGAATCAGCAAAGACCTGCCTTTGAGATTGATAAGCCAAAGGTGAGAAAGCCTCAATCTGAACTTCAGATAGCCAACAAGGAAAGGACCTTAAAGGAAATTATTGAAACCATGCAATTTAAAGGACTTCTGAGAAGCAATTCTGCTAAAGAGCTTCAACCCAGTTTCCAACATTCTAGTCATTCTCATCCAGAAGAGAAATGGATTGATGAAAGTCAACCTATTGTACTTATAAGACCTCTGCGTGCTCCATGCGTGGAAACGAAGAAGCATCATACACCATTGTTTCAAGAAGAAGAGGATTTGGATAGAAGAAAGATGCTAAGAAAGTTGAGAACAAAAGAGCGGTCTACTTTGAAAGCAATGTTGAAGTCTGACAAAATGCCCAGAAAACTAGAAGGTACTCCAATAAAAGAGCTTGAACTGGAAGGAGCTAAAGAACATAGAGTAACAGTTGAAAAAACAGAAGCAAAAGATGCTGTTGAAAAACCAGAAGCAAAATATGTTGTTGTTAAAGAAAGGCCTTCAAATAAGTTGAGAAATTCACATCCTGTAAACCACAAACCACAGAAAAAGGAGGCAATTGAGAAGAAAGCTGATAAGGCTCAAAAGGAGGCTGCTCTTAGCCGGAAGTCATTGGAGAAGGATACAGTAAAAGTTAAACATGCCCCAAAGTCTAAAGAACAGGCCAAGATGATCTCTTCAAAGGCAAAAAAACCTGATTCTGGATCAAACATCACAAAGCATCAAATTTCTCGACAATCCAGTACCAAATCCTGCACCATTGTGAAACATACAACACAAAGTCTAACTCGTAATTCCAGTGATCAGAAGAAGAATCGTGTAAAGAAGGAAACGCTTGTCAGGGAGCCTACAGCAGCTAAATCAGTT ACCAAAAATGTAGGATGCAAAGAAGATGACAAGAAAGTTGACCTTGCCAGTGAAAGTGACTGTCCTTTGATAAGCACCAACTCTAGTCTCGAGGATCAACACCCTAAAGAGGATGCTCAGGCCTCTGGTTCACAGATTGGAG AAAATTACAGCGATTGTCAAAGGTCTCTTTGTGATCTTACACTGTCAACCACCAACCATGAAACAGACATTGCAGAAGAAGCTTCCAGTCCCATTGGTCTTTGTAGAACAGATAGCAAAACCATAAAAAACAAAGCTAACCTGAAATCTCTGCTTTTGAGCAGTCCATCATTCCTGGCTCTTGTAAAGGAGCTTTTCGATCTCAGTTTGAATGCCTCTACCGAATTACAAACATCTAGTGCCAATGATTTTGGAGCATCCAGTATGAAACTTTCCTCAGATTGTGCAAATGAACTCGTTGAACGTAAAGGTTCTCAATATTCACAAAGATTCCATCCTAATGTAAGACTATGCATCACTCTAGAGGACTTGATGGAAGAAATTTGTAATGGAATTGAGACTCTGAAGAATTACACCAAGCTTGGAGGTGAAAACCCACCTGTAGACAGCCAATGTTCAATCTTGGAGAGGGATATGATGTGCAAAGGGTTTGTAAATGGAATCTGGGAATCTGGATGGAGCAGTCAATATTCCCTGGATGAAGCAGAGCAAGTTGTGAATGACATTGAGAAATTGATCCTAAGTGGATTAATTGAAGAAGTTTTTACTTAA